The stretch of DNA AGATTTTTCTCAAGAGGACGAGGCAACACTGACCCATCTTTGCAAGAGCTCGATTTGGAAACTGCATTGAAAGTTGAGCCCTGAGCATTCTTATCTCGCTCCAGATGTTGGCCTTGAAATAGAAGAACTCTtgcagagacttttttttctggtgcatGAAGTAAGTTTCCGTTACGACAGGATTTCAGCAGTGGAGATCTTAGCAGCTGCTTTGATTTGAATTTCAGCACTGTGGGTGAAGCCACTCCTGACTGGCAGGTGTCAAGTTGTAGGGCAAAAGAGGAATTTACTCTCCTTTTGCATTTGGTATAGTTTCCTTGTGGCTTATATGACTTCACAGGAACACCTCTTCAGACTCTTGCTCAAAAGCCCTAAGTTATTTCAGGgatattttttaatctgcaaaATATTAATCATTTTTTATAAGTATTTTATCAGTCACTTATTCTCCTCATTAAGGTCTACTTTTAGCTGCTGTTAACAAATAGATTTTCCAGTGAAGGAATTACAAAGTACAAATGTCTGTGGAGAGCAATTGTGCCTTATGAAATTGCAGCAATAAAGTCTCTTCTCCCCAAGTAAGCATGCTTCAAATTACTCCTACTTTTCAGGGTAACTGAATAGCTACGGGCAGGTCGTGCTCTGcctaattttcctcttttgctaGCTGGCCAGGTGATACGTACAGTGGGATGAGAGACTAGATTATTTGACTGACAAATTTCAACAAAGTATTTCACACCAGAAAGTGTATTACTTGGTACTATGCAGCACTGCGGTAAAATTAGTACACTTTGGTTCTATTAAGTTTTCATCAGATCTGAAATTCCAGCTGTAATCTTGACTTCTTGTTATCTCCTCAACGGTAGCAGTTCAGAGGCCATTGATTTGTTCTTTTTGAttatctgctgctttctgcaaagaCAAATGCATTGTAACGATGGTGCCTTTCCAGTGGTCTCTGCAGTTTGGGCGCAACCCTTGCAGTCCTGCTATGCTGAAGTGGACCGTCAGAACCGGGTGCACTGGGATGGTTTTGTGTCTCTGCCAAATTTTAACACACAAGTATGATCCTGGTCTGTGACTGGAGTTCCTAAAAGTATGTGATGACACGTGGACACATCTTCCTTGTGCATAGCCTGCATCACTTACAGATAAAGTCCGCTGTTCCCTGCATGTTGGCTACCTTTCTGAAATAATTGATCTTGCATTGGAGGGAGACTAATTTACTTAGTGTCAGGGGTTTCAAAGCACAAGAAAATACGGCCACACTGCAGTGATGTCGCTAATGGTATAATGGTGgtttatttctccctttttcctccctcttcagAAGTAATGACTGACTAAATAGCCAGTTTATCTGTGCCTAAGACATAATGTTGATGATCAAAGTCTAGAGTTTGTGGGGTAATCTTATTTTTTAAGGCACTTAATGCTTTGCTATGGGAAGTCTGAAGCCTTTTAGTAAGTTAGGAACAGCAGTGAATCTACATTCTGTCCCTGATTAAGTCACTATCTGTTGCTGTGCTGTGGATGGATCACTTagcctcatttttttcccctcaaattcCCATTCATAATGTTGCAGATACGGTATTATAGGTATAGTATCAGTATAGGTAATGATACGCATCTCGATGTTTACCTCTCAGGTCATACAACAATATCACAGTGTTAAAATCGGGGCATCTTGATAGAGGAGACTTCAGACCCATAACTATCACTCGATTCTTGTAAATGTAGAAAATGCACACGCTATACACTGATTTCACCTGGGTTTTTTAGGAGAAAACTGGTTTGTCTCttctgtaataataataacaaaggGTTCTTCAGCTAAAATGCATTCAGCAGTTtacattcccttttttttagTTATCAGGAGGCATGAATGCCTAAGTGAATATATCTAAATTAATTGTCAAAGTGGATTACTCATATCAGATTAAGATTATAAATATGTGTATTCAGGACTGAAGTGGCCACAATGTGCTTGAGAAGTAAATTATGATAAAACAAATGAAGGCTGCTTTGCTTCTGAGTATCAATTTCTACTGAACAGTTCAGTGATATTTAAATAGATTGTTCGAATGAATGCCTTCATTTACTTTGGATACTCTTCCAGTTCATGTTTCTGTATAGAAAATCAGTCGTCTTTGTGTGGTTCTCTAATTAGTTGTATCTCAAAACCCTTTCTTACTCGAGTGTTTGGTGGGATAGTTAGGTGGAGAAAATTTGATCTTGTTTTTTGTACTAAACATAAGAAATAAGAACCTGGTACTAGCACATTCTGCTTTTGCTAATTTATCCTGTAATTTAAGTAGATTTTCTAGAAGTGTGGTATTTATAACCAATTCCAGGTCTTTGTTACAATATTTGCTGTTCCCAAAATGAGACGTGCTACACTTAAGGTGTTGCCCTTGCAGGAATAACAGGAGGAAGAACCAACATAAGCAGGTGTATCATAGCACCTGCTTAGTTCGCGATGAGCGATGTCCAAAAGCCTCACTTTGCCTTCCCGCTCGGCAAAATGAGCGTGTTTGTCAGCTAACAGCAGCATTGACGCTATGGTGGTACAAACTTCAGAATAGCTAGCACACCAGGTAAAAACTTATTCCTTGGGACCCTGATTCATTGATTTGCTAGTTCCCAACCAAGTGTTCCTTTACTGCTCTTTGTCTGCGCTGCGTGTATTGCAGTCGCCAGTCAACAAGTTTTTTGTTAGTcctacagggttttttttgtttgagtttttttgcTATGTGTATGTACTTCAGAAGGCTGTTGCTTTGAGTTCCATGACTGTTGCCAAGCATCAGTATTTCATATTGCCACATCCCTTCTTAACACCGGTATGAAAGCAGCACAGATATGAAAGTAACTTTATCAGAtattctgtgggttttgtctGAGTTTTTCAAATGCCAACTTTCAGTTTGTAGTTATGAGACAGGAGTCAGTTGTAATAGCTTTCTCTTATGGCTGCTTAGTGCCTTCCTAGGTTTAACTATTTTTTACAGTCTTACTGGTGTTGAACTTCTCAAAAGGTAATGAGTATCAGCTACTGCTCCTTGCAGCCATGACGCTCACCCAAGCCTTGTGTTTTTCTTgtacctgcatttttttctgtggtaatAGATCACACTCGCTTGTCTCCCGTATGTCACGATATGTCTGTGTTTTATAAACAGTGTGTCTGTTGCCTACTTTAATACACTAAATGTGTTTCACTTATTATACATGGTGCACAAGgattaaactgaaatatttcttccagtGCTTAGTATGAATAGCTTGTGTTGCTGCCAGGCAGACTCCTCAGGGCGGGAGAGGTGGGAATCCTCCCCAGCTGGCGCAGGAGTTGGGTTTGCAGCTCTGTTCCCAGCTGCTGACTGACCTTCACAACAACCGCTTCTCTGCACAGCAAGGGCTGCAAAATGCTGAATAAAGGTGGTTCTGCCACCAGGGCTTTGCTTTCGTCTCTCCTGTTAtttggaggaggcaggaggagaagctggGTCTCATACCCTTGAGGAGTATACAATTAACCTAATGATGCATTTGAAAGGATTGCTATATAACGTCCAAAGACTACTGCTAGTCTTAGCCAAAGTGAATTTAATTTATGATCCTAGTTGTCTTCCTACTAATGCGAGTATGTGAATGCAGACAAGGAGGAAGGTCACTGCAGCAACTGTTAGTATTTTGGGAAAAGGTTTCTGGTTTCTGCTCTTGACTACCAACTGGATTTCTCATTTCACTGCTTTAAATCCAAACCAGCTACATGGCTGAACGTCATCACTTGTGTTGTGACTGCTGGAAGGCTTACACTTTCAGTCTGAGCATTGTATATGCAGCATCTTTCTTAATGACATTCTTACAGTGCAGGTGCCCATACTCATAAAAACCACACAACTGAGACTAGTCTGGAATTTTAGTGAAGTTACAAATATTGACGATGATAAAGAGATTACTTCTGTAAACCCTTTAGTAGACTTCTGCTAACTAGGGTGAGTCACTTCACTGCTTGTCATGCATTTTGCCTGTTTACTGTGTGACTAGAGGGAGGATTTCAAAGTTGCCAGGATAGCATTATTCACTAACGTTAACGTCCTGAAAATAGCTGTCTCCTCATTGCTGCTCATATGACACACTAGTAGATTTTCTATATGGATGCTGTGTCTCAGAATTGACTTGACAAGCTAGGACATGTTTATGCTTTCTgagaagggagagaggagaagcaACTGTCTGACAGAAGGTTAAAAATCTAGCAATGCAGTTCATTGCATCGGAGAAGCTCAAGTTCTCATTCCCTTGCCAAAACTGTGATATCAGGTGctgcctgtttttttcagtaaaaagctGGCTATTTTATATACTGAGCTAGTAGTCTGTGTTTTCTGCCCTTTAGCAAGGGGTGCAATGTTTAGAGGAAGCATATAATCCCACTGAAGACTACTGATTTGATACCTAACATCAGTCATttctacaaatgaaaaaataactgcCTTCTCTTATTTCTGTCACTGTAGTAATTTTCAAACTGAAGGATCTCCGAGTCCTCTGTGATGGTAAGTAGAATGAGAGCCAAGCAACAATGGATGTGTATGTTTAGAgggaaagaagaataaaacctgGAAAAGGTCTGCAAcgtgcagcagctggagaatcGCAGCAGAAATGCCCCTCTTGCACCTTGACAGTGGGTAGTTTTAACCAGCATGGAAGAACAAGTAACTCCTGAAGGACTGGGAACAGGATAAATGGCATCAACACGCAGCCGTCGGGGACATCACTGTTTAAGCAGGCTTTGCCATGTTAGACAAGCAGCCATCTGCCTCCCTTACCATCCCGCCATACGCACTCTTCAGCCACTGTCCCGAGAGAGCCGCTCCCTTAATGATCAGTTGTCATCCATTTGGTTGGATTTAATTAAGATTGTTATGGATCTCTAGGCACCTTTTGAGAAGTTGTATTAATTGGAAACAAACAGGATGGCAGGTTCCTTCATTCTGCCCAGAGACCTCTACTGACAGGTCGAAATTAATCagggaaaaaatccttttagtGATAGGAGCAGCTGAGCCAAAACCTGTGTCAGGCTTTAACAAACTGCACTTCTCTTATCATTCAGTGTCTCGGATCTGGCAGTGAGAGATACATGGCCCTGCAGAGGGATTAGGGAGGTGGAGAAGAACGGAGCTGCAGGATTTGTTCCAGAGCTCCGACATGACTGGCATCTTAATTTGTGTGCTGTTACATGCAttctttcctgcagaaaagACCCATCTAATGCTGAAGCATCTCAGCTAAAGATAGTTCTGGGGATCTTGGAACGGATCAGAGCAGATCACGATGCTTTGTGGCATCTCTGAGCAAATGAGGAGGCATCAGGTAATTTGTAGTGGAAATGGGCTGGATCTGAGTAGATCTGGGAATTAGAGATTAGGGATGGCAGCTCAGAACTAGTCAGGTGGATGGAATAACGCAGGGTGGCTGACCTGACTGACAACTCAGGATAAGGCAGGCCAGCATTGgaggtggggcagggggtggcatACCAGAACAGAAATTGCATCTGTCGTTGTGCTAATGAATGCACTTGTGCTAATAAGTGCATTAAGTGCTAATACTGTCCAAGCACAATAGCTCAGCAGGCAGGAGTAAATCTGAATCGACTGGAATCTTAGCAAACCAGTTAGTTTCACTACTAGAGTTGAAGTGGGGGTGCTTAACTTTCTAGGCATCTCCAATTAAATTGGAGTTTGAGGTGAGGGTGAGACAGCTAAGAATAAATTGTGGTAGGTGAGGGCATTATGATTTTGTATGAAGAGAACTGGAGCATTCAGGATAAATGTGGTGTCGTGGCTTAAACCAGTACACTTGGGTGAATATACTGGAATTTACCTGAAAGCTGGATTCAAGCAGTTCAGAAAGACATGGATATCAACCCTGTTCATTGCTCCCAGTTCAACTGATTTCTTAGTCTCATTCCCTAAGTGGGTTTTAGGCAGTGCCTGAAGGTTTTGCACAGTTACTCCATAAAGCAAAGAATCCATGGTGTAATTTCTCACCTCTTAAAAgatgtatttaagaaaacagtCACATTTTAAGGGTGTATTTTATTACAGCATTGATAGCACTGTATTAATTGTGGCATGGCATTTACTGCAGCATCGTAACTGGCCCTTATTCCAGTTGTGATAGATTCTTGTCAAATCTAATACTAATAGTTTAATCTCTAtcattcattttggttttgactAGCAGAAATGTAGGCTAGGATTCAGCTTTAACTATGTTGATCCAAGTAAAGAAGTTGTAAATGCAGTTAGATTTTTAAGTGTTCTTTACAGTTGTACATTCAGCATTGGCAATGGAACACCTGCGGGTTTCACTGCTCAGTGTGTCGACGGAATTGGGTTTCTGACTGTCCCTTTAAAGCTGGCGCTTCCAGCCCACCCACTGGTGTCTCTGTGTCAGCCATCAGCTGTACAAAATACAGGCTATAGAGTGACCTGGCTGTTGAGTAGCATGCCTCTTCTATGGTTCCACATTCACCTTTAAAACGAATGTGTGCGTCTTGCTTCAGACACCTCTGCATATGTGTGCGTCTTGCTTCAGACACCTCTGCATATGTGTGCAGACACCATCACGTACCTCATTCTGTCTGCTCGGGAATGTCTTTGGCTCATGCTCTAATCCCAGGCTGAATgccaggaaaggaaataataatgcAGACAGCAGTAACGGACAGGAAGCTATTACAATTCTCCTTGTGTAGCttgcctttctctctctcagcttcccttcctcttcccacccccaTTTTTCTTGGAATTACTTAAGAGAGATCAGTTTTTGAAGGTGAATGTACCTGAAAGTGCTGCCACCATTAGctaattaatttagaaaaaggGAGGTTGATTTACAGGGTGTGCAGTTCAGCTTCTCTTATGTCCTAgtatttgtgtctttttttttcttgttactgtTCTTGTACAAGTCTAGTTAGTCATGGCAGCAAATGCAGTAGGGAAGAGTAGGTGTCAGTAGGGGTAACCAGAAAAGGCAAACCTAAGAGTTGCTGAACCTCAGGTGAACTGGTATACTGAGAAGTACTTCATGTCCCTGTCTTGAATTTGCAAGATCTCTTAATCTTTAGAGTTGCAGGATGCAAGCTCTCGAGCCTAATTTGAAGGTGTCAGCTTGCTTCCTTCTCCACTGGTAGCCAAGCTCGACGATAGCTTGTTTCCTGTCCCATCTGAAAAAATGGGAGTAGAGAAACATCCCTCTTACCAAAATGTTTTAGAACTTCCAGATAAACTGAATTTAGACCTAAAGATACAGGAATGGGCTCCTAAAGAGGGCCAAAAGCtctcttttgtttatttgaaaatgtcttCTTGTACTCTTTAAATTGGACTCtaagaaaatactattttaaaagtaacacaaaaataatgatAGAATGAGACATACCAGAGAATATATTGTCTGCAGATGCAGTATATTCTATTAATGATACCGAGAATATTCTGGTGAAGATCTGGTAATATTTAGCTTAAGGTAACAAAATTTCCAATGTTTTATTAACTTCCTTGACTAGGCAGAGGCAAGGGGAGTTCTTTGGGTTTTATGTCTGTAGTTAAGAGGTGGAATGTATCTTTGTCCAAAGCAACGCCCTGTGCAAAAAAATTGTTCCCAGCATCTTTGGTTTGGCATTATAGAGGTGGTTAGAGAACTCCAAGCATACAACCAACCCTTCCTGTGGAAGAAAACTGTTGCTGCAGACATTCTCCAGTGCACAAGGGGGATTGCTGGTGCCCAAAGGAGCCTCGATACCATGGTAAAATGGCTTATTTATACTGTGACTACTGTATGACAAGCGCCTGAGTATGTTAGGTCCCCGGTGTCTGTCTGCTCAGCTCTACGTCTGCCTTGTCCCTCATGCTGTGAAGAAATCTGTCAGCACCCCTGCCCTTACCATGGAGCTGTGCCTTCTGTGTTACTgccctctattttttttttcctgttaactgcctttttttcccctgtgttaccttttgtgttttttctgttaccTGCCTTAACTCCGCGCCACCTGCCAGTTCCAGCCCGGGACATGgcggcaggagcagcctgcGGGAGCGGGGATGCGCCTCAGCAGTAGTAGGGCTTGGCAGACACCAGGTGCAGGAGCAACTCAGGGCAGATCCAGCCGCGTTTCCAGCACCAAGGAATGTTTCCATATGGCCGCAGTTAAGTTCCAGGGGAATTGCCTGTAACAACCGTGATTTCTCCTGCGCCGGGCTAGGCGCTGCGCGCCGCCGTCACGTAGGGGCTGCAGAAGCACGTCTGCGGATGCGCGTTTTGAGGAGTTGTCACTGGACCGGAGTTGTTGAGGAGTATCACGTTGCCGTCCCACGCTGAAGCGGTGAGAAATGACATTAATTTTCGTGGCCTCTGCCCGCGGCAAGGCCGCAGCGGTAGGCCTGACCGGGCCGGGCCCGCGCAGGCGCGCTCCCGCCAGGCGCTGCGCACGGCCCGCTCGCCGTACGGCCTGTCGCAAACGGACATGGCGGCGCCCGTGTACCCGGCCTGGGTCATCCGGTGGGTGTCGGGGCAGTGGCGGCAGAAGAAGCGTCCCCCCGTTATCCGCCCCACCCGGCCGCTGGTGCTGGCTAACAAGGTGGCGAACCGCAGGGAGCAGGCGGGAGGTGAGTGCGCGAGGAGGGCCCGCTGGGCCCCGCCCTGGGCTGCCCGCGGCTCCTGTGCCCGGcggggggcagagggaaggggccGCGCTGTGCCGTGCCACACCGGGGGGACACGGGCTCTTCTGGGGAGGTCACTTCCTCGCGCAACGACCCTGGCTTTGCATCTCGTGATGCCCCGTATGCCAAGCACATGTGTAAAATACTTTGTTACATCTCGGCGTAGCGTTTCCCTTCAGAATTCAGTCCCGTGGCGGCGACGGTGCTGATGAGACCCTTCCTCTAgcattgctgtttctcaccTGCCTTTACCCCATCCTAAACTTCTCTCTGAAGATTTTGCGCTTTGGAGGCACTTAGCGTGAAATTCCCTGCACCTGAGATCTGTGTTGTGTCTTTCCCTCCTAGAGGCGACGTGCATTACGGAGATGTCGGTAATGATGGCCTGCTGGAAACGGAATGACTTCAATGATACCGCCTGTGCGGAGGAGATCAGGATGTTCTATGACTGCGTGGCAAAGGCAGAAGTAATTAAGACCTCTTTCATGTTCTTAAAGACATATCATAGGGAAGGAGGAAACCCCCAGTCATATCTTGTGTGCCAACAGTGGCAATGTTCTCTGAACAATTTGATGGATGTTGTAATCCATTTGAGCTTTAGGAGAGGTGTAGGATGCTGTAGATCAAGCATGAAGTCCTTCCTTTTTGAATGCAGaagctaaattaaaattaaattaagttaGAATTAAGGATAAAGGACTGTAGGAAGGGACTGGATGTTTGGAATGTTACAACTAAAGATGAAACAGTAGGCACATCCAGTCCTTTTTGCGTTGTCAGACTCTTGAAGCAGAGCTCACTTGCTGTCACTTGACCCTAACCTAGGCCGTTCCTTTTGATTTCTCCTAGGTTTTAGTCCCTTAAAGATTCAGTACTAATGAAGCAATAATTATCATCGCTTTCTGCATATTACATGATAGTTCTGAATGAATGAGGGAGAGTACAGTTTGTAGCTGTTATGTAAAACAGTGATTTGTGCAGTGCGAGATGTGGATTATGTTGTAGCTGTGGAGATGTACAGTGTAGGTGAatttccacagctgctctgattCACAAAATTCACAAAGAAATAGCTGATTCAGGTGCCAGTCCAATACCTGCATTATCGAGATGGTGGTAGGGGAGAGTGGTAAGTTAGGATTCTCACATTCCAGTCTGTCATAAATCTGTAAGGAGTTTTTGAGCTTGCAAGGGTGAGGGTGGAGACAAGGTAGCAGAGGAATAACCAGTGGTTTCAGTAATCCTTGTAACAGAATTTTTCAGGATACATG from Falco biarmicus isolate bFalBia1 chromosome 9, bFalBia1.pri, whole genome shotgun sequence encodes:
- the CHCHD1 gene encoding coiled-coil-helix-coiled-coil-helix domain-containing protein 1; this encodes MAAPVYPAWVIRWVSGQWRQKKRPPVIRPTRPLVLANKVANRREQAGEATCITEMSVMMACWKRNDFNDTACAEEIRMFYDCVAKAEKERKAQNKEDTVTARGNLTSSKVNKLLKRFPQITRYV